From the Conger conger chromosome 14, fConCon1.1, whole genome shotgun sequence genome, one window contains:
- the LOC133110741 gene encoding protein BTG2-like yields MSQSYGTKAEMVPEVTAAASFVSRLLRTTGFLSEQQLQFFCDCLQQTLSEHYNHHWFPDRPQKGSGYRCIRINHEMDPIISKVAGRIGLSSQQLFRLLPRELTLWVDPYEVSYRIGEDGSICVLYEAEAPAANSGSNNGSTLYNSTLNCKNHALMGRTSPPKNYLMTVSS; encoded by the exons ATGAGCCAAAGCTACGGAACCAAAGCTGAAATGGTACCTGAAGTAACGGCGGCAGCCAGCTTCGTGTCTAGGCTGTTGAGAACAACTGGTTTCCTCAGTGAGCAGCAACTGCAATTTTTCTGCGACTGCCTACAACAAACATTATCAG AGCACTACAATCACCACTGGTTCCCAGACAGGCCACAGAAGGGCTCGGGCTACCGTTGTATTCGGATAAACCATGAAATGGATCCCATCATTAGCAAAGTTGCTGGTCGAATTGGTTTAAGCAGCCAGCAGCTGTTTCGACTCCTACCGAGAGAGCTGACCCTCTGGGTTGACCCTTACGAAGTGTCCTATCGCATCGGAGAAGACGGATCCATCTGCGTCCTCTATGAGGCTGAAGCACCCGCGGCCAACTCCGGATCCAACAACGGCAGCACTTTGTATAATTCAACACTGAACTGCAAGAACCATGCACTGATGGGGCGCACAAGTCCTCCCAAAAACTACCTGATGACTGTTTCAAGTTAG